A genomic stretch from Acidimicrobiales bacterium includes:
- a CDS encoding thioesterase family protein, whose product MAWDITDFATLLALESHGPDVFVGISPEYPWGRVYGGQVVAQGLRAAQATVDSDHHVHSLHAYFIRGGTSDEPIRYEVDRIRNGRSFVTRRVVARQSDGAILNLACSFQVHEEQADIQESKLPDDVGEPGSGTVEDWELLGRRVAHQSVGRSAIWLKVFGDLGDDPRLQACALAYTSDDIPTNAVGSTHPRIDQVRDDSVTTYGEIFIGASLDHSIWFHRPPPPDQWLLHDLRSHGLASARGLAVGEVFAPSGVHVATVAQEVLIRERTR is encoded by the coding sequence ATGGCTTGGGACATCACCGACTTCGCCACCCTGCTGGCGCTGGAATCCCACGGTCCCGATGTGTTCGTCGGGATCAGCCCCGAATACCCATGGGGCCGCGTCTACGGCGGTCAGGTGGTGGCTCAGGGACTGCGGGCCGCCCAGGCCACGGTCGACTCCGACCATCACGTGCACTCGCTGCACGCCTACTTCATTAGGGGCGGCACGAGCGACGAGCCGATTCGTTACGAGGTGGACCGGATCCGCAACGGCCGATCGTTCGTGACCCGACGGGTGGTGGCCCGCCAGTCCGACGGAGCGATCCTGAACCTGGCGTGTTCATTCCAGGTCCACGAGGAGCAGGCCGACATTCAGGAGTCGAAACTTCCCGACGACGTCGGCGAACCCGGTTCGGGCACCGTAGAGGACTGGGAGCTCCTCGGTCGCCGTGTGGCCCACCAGTCCGTCGGCCGATCCGCCATCTGGCTAAAAGTGTTCGGCGACTTGGGCGACGACCCCCGGCTTCAGGCGTGTGCGTTGGCGTACACGTCCGACGACATCCCCACCAATGCGGTGGGGAGCACCCACCCCCGAATCGACCAGGTCCGTGACGACTCGGTGACCACCTACGGCGAAATCTTCATCGGGGCAAGCCTCGACCACTCCATCTGGTTTCACCGGCCACCGCCGCCCGACCAGTGGCTCCTCCACGACCTACGGTCCCATGGCCTGGCCAGCGCCCGGGGGTTGGCCGTGGGTGAGGTGTTCGCCCCGTCAGGTGTGCACGTGGCCACCGTGGCCCAGGAGGTCCTGATCCGCGAGCGAACCCGCTGA
- a CDS encoding NAD(P)-dependent oxidoreductase — MDSPGRTPVLVHLWGEHFPSDAIRARFPTVDFIPIPTDGAVPDGVSGGACITQAARTGNLKEVLERGVTWVHALGQGVDHFPFDQLGDRTLTCARGVNAVPIAEWVVAMLLTAVKQLPDRWVSEPPRHWVLADLGTLDGATVAFIGFGSINRAVARRLTPFGCQMMAVTRSGDPGPVPGVPDGMVFSTDVRAAVADADHVVVGAPLTPATEGMVDADLLAAMKPGAHLVNIARGRIVDQDALRRSLDAGHLGLASLDVCDPEPLPAGHWLYDHPQVRLSPHVSWADPGAIERLHAAFADNLERWLAGQPLVDVVDVEAGY; from the coding sequence ATGGACTCCCCTGGCCGGACCCCGGTCCTCGTCCACCTGTGGGGCGAGCACTTTCCCTCCGACGCGATCCGGGCGCGGTTCCCAACCGTGGACTTCATCCCGATCCCCACCGACGGTGCGGTGCCCGACGGGGTGTCGGGCGGGGCCTGCATCACCCAGGCGGCCCGCACCGGCAACCTTAAAGAGGTACTGGAACGAGGAGTCACCTGGGTCCATGCGCTTGGCCAGGGTGTCGACCACTTCCCCTTCGACCAGTTGGGCGATCGCACGCTGACCTGTGCCCGAGGGGTCAACGCCGTCCCCATCGCCGAATGGGTGGTGGCCATGCTGTTGACGGCGGTCAAGCAGCTCCCCGACCGATGGGTCTCCGAGCCGCCCCGCCACTGGGTGCTGGCCGACCTAGGCACACTGGACGGCGCAACGGTGGCCTTCATCGGCTTTGGATCCATAAACCGGGCCGTCGCCCGGCGACTCACTCCCTTCGGATGCCAGATGATGGCCGTGACCCGATCCGGTGACCCCGGCCCCGTGCCAGGCGTGCCTGACGGAATGGTGTTCTCGACCGACGTGCGGGCCGCGGTGGCCGACGCCGACCACGTGGTGGTGGGCGCTCCGCTCACGCCGGCCACCGAGGGAATGGTCGATGCCGACCTGCTGGCCGCCATGAAACCGGGGGCTCACCTGGTCAACATCGCCCGGGGCCGCATCGTCGACCAGGATGCGCTTAGACGGTCGCTGGACGCCGGCCACCTCGGGCTGGCCTCGCTCGACGTCTGTGACCCCGAGCCACTACCCGCGGGCCACTGGCTCTACGACCACCCTCAGGTGCGGCTCAGCCCTCACGTGTCGTGGGCGGACCCTGGAGCCATTGAGCGGCTCCACGCCGCCTTCGCCGACAATCTCGAACGCTGGTTGGCCGGACAACCTCTCGTCGACGTGGTCGACGTCGAAGCCGGCTACTGA
- a CDS encoding cyclase family protein, with protein sequence MPMSDEFQALSTRVRNWGRWGDDDQIGTLNLITAEVVAAAADGVRHGRTIPLAVPLEHEGIQAGFVPGRDNPTRTMHAVNEALDPEAGPDAFHTSDDHVTMGLQAGTHWDGLGHVSYSGLMYNGFDAATITGTGASRCGIHHLRSVVSRGVLLDVARSKGVDVLDCPYAITADDLDEAAALGGVEVRSGDIVLVRTGRMAIYHESGGMAYCLGPSQDGSNAGMGLSSVAWMHDHDVAAVANDTLAFEVYPSEADSLAVHLLQLVDMGLTQGQNWDLETLSADCAADGVYEFLLSATPEPFVDAVGSPVAPVAVK encoded by the coding sequence ATGCCAATGTCCGACGAGTTTCAGGCGCTATCCACCCGTGTCCGCAATTGGGGGCGCTGGGGTGACGACGACCAGATCGGCACCCTGAACCTGATAACAGCCGAGGTGGTGGCTGCGGCGGCGGACGGTGTCCGACACGGACGCACCATTCCCTTGGCTGTCCCCCTCGAACACGAGGGCATTCAGGCCGGGTTCGTCCCGGGTCGCGACAACCCAACCCGCACCATGCATGCCGTGAACGAGGCCCTGGATCCAGAGGCCGGCCCCGACGCGTTCCACACCAGCGACGACCACGTCACGATGGGCCTGCAGGCCGGAACCCACTGGGACGGTCTCGGCCACGTGTCCTACTCGGGCCTGATGTACAACGGCTTTGATGCGGCAACCATCACCGGGACTGGAGCCTCGCGTTGCGGGATCCACCACCTCCGGAGTGTCGTCTCCCGTGGCGTGTTGCTGGACGTGGCCCGGTCCAAGGGCGTCGACGTCCTGGATTGTCCGTACGCCATTACCGCCGACGACCTGGACGAAGCGGCAGCGCTAGGTGGCGTGGAGGTGCGGTCGGGCGACATCGTCCTAGTCCGGACAGGAAGGATGGCCATCTACCACGAGTCCGGTGGGATGGCCTACTGCCTCGGCCCCAGCCAGGACGGCTCCAATGCGGGGATGGGGCTGTCCAGCGTGGCGTGGATGCATGATCACGACGTCGCTGCGGTTGCCAATGACACCCTGGCCTTCGAGGTGTACCCGTCAGAGGCCGACTCGTTGGCCGTGCACCTGCTTCAACTGGTCGATATGGGGTTGACCCAGGGTCAGAACTGGGACCTTGAGACCCTCTCGGCCGATTGTGCCGCCGACGGTGTGTACGAGTTCCTCCTCAGCGCCACTCCGGAGCCCTTCGTGGACGCCGTGGGGAGCCCAGTCGCACCGGTCGCCGTCAAGTAG
- a CDS encoding enoyl-CoA hydratase-related protein, translating to MLHIDDADRVRLLRIDRPEALNALDEVHYDALADALDDARTSAEVAVVVLTGTGRAFCAGTDLGDMERRKDPDSGFVPGRHGFAGFMDRLSTFPKPVVVAVNGLGIGIGATVIGHADLVFMSSEARLQCPFTALGVVPEAASSYLFPRLLNRQDATWVLMSSEWIDAQECLRMGLAWRLCAPEALMDEAMSYARRLAAKPVASLVASKQLLTAPLAEAIAEARIREDQQFAELMGGPANAEALRAFAEKRPPDFTGM from the coding sequence ATGCTCCATATCGACGATGCCGACCGAGTCCGTCTCCTCCGGATTGACCGACCCGAAGCCCTCAACGCTCTCGACGAGGTCCACTACGACGCACTGGCCGACGCCCTCGATGATGCCCGGACGTCGGCCGAGGTGGCGGTGGTGGTCCTCACCGGCACCGGCCGAGCCTTTTGCGCCGGGACCGACCTCGGTGATATGGAGCGCCGCAAGGACCCGGACTCGGGATTCGTGCCGGGTCGACATGGCTTCGCCGGATTCATGGATCGACTGTCCACCTTCCCTAAGCCAGTCGTGGTGGCCGTCAACGGGTTGGGCATCGGGATCGGTGCCACAGTGATCGGCCACGCCGACCTCGTCTTCATGTCCAGCGAGGCCCGATTGCAGTGTCCGTTCACCGCTCTGGGGGTGGTGCCCGAAGCCGCGTCCAGCTACCTGTTTCCCCGGCTCCTGAATCGTCAGGACGCCACGTGGGTGCTCATGAGCTCGGAGTGGATCGACGCGCAGGAATGCCTACGGATGGGGCTGGCGTGGCGGCTGTGTGCCCCCGAGGCTCTCATGGACGAGGCGATGAGCTACGCCCGGCGTCTGGCGGCCAAGCCGGTGGCGTCACTGGTCGCGTCCAAGCAACTATTGACCGCACCGCTGGCCGAGGCCATTGCCGAAGCCCGCATACGCGAGGACCAGCAGTTTGCTGAACTGATGGGTGGCCCGGCCAATGCCGAGGCGCTCCGGGCGTTTGCCGAAAAGCGGCCGCCGGACTTCACCGGGATGTAG
- a CDS encoding EthD domain-containing protein: MTDDPAPDAEALASRPGVLAVDLVDQGRLHLLGARSMPVTEPIWTALIWITGEAHFLAPEHLLGVLEVDRHHVWGASLGERGDAALSPDALLMVSLVARRSDLSADSFVEHYRSHAEVARTHHGFGAYRQNVVRKHVALQDAAGCDAISEISVATEEDWRNNFYTTPSSAEIVGRDVAQFLDRAGTSSTLVRRFPGTA; encoded by the coding sequence ATGACGGATGATCCGGCGCCCGATGCTGAGGCGCTGGCGTCCCGACCCGGCGTCCTCGCGGTGGACCTGGTTGATCAGGGTCGGCTCCACCTACTGGGAGCTCGGTCCATGCCGGTGACCGAGCCGATCTGGACGGCGCTGATCTGGATCACCGGCGAGGCTCACTTCCTGGCCCCCGAGCATCTCCTGGGCGTGCTCGAGGTGGATCGCCATCACGTGTGGGGTGCCAGTCTCGGAGAGCGCGGCGACGCCGCGCTCTCGCCGGACGCCCTTCTGATGGTGTCCCTGGTGGCCCGACGGAGCGACCTGAGCGCTGACTCGTTCGTAGAGCATTACCGCTCCCATGCCGAGGTGGCCCGCACCCACCATGGGTTTGGCGCCTATCGCCAGAACGTGGTTCGCAAGCACGTCGCTCTTCAGGACGCAGCCGGCTGCGACGCGATCTCGGAGATCTCGGTGGCCACCGAGGAGGACTGGCGGAACAACTTCTACACCACGCCCTCGTCGGCTGAGATCGTGGGACGTGACGTGGCCCAGTTCCTCGACCGGGCGGGCACCTCGTCGACACTGGTTCGCCGCTTCCCCGGCACGGCCTGA
- a CDS encoding ribokinase — protein MSSPRVVVVGSVNLDIVVPVPHHPMTGETVMGGDHALVPGGKGANQAVAASRQGAAVTFLGRVGSDDTGATLKASLEASGVDTSHLTVDAGAPSGIALIGVDADGDNAIVVSPGANAHVSSSDLDGASAVLADAEVVLLQLEIPAETVTDAALAAGGTVVLNPAPAPSTPGALPVALVDRVNVLVPNFIELAQLTGSEPSDDVDDLTVAARGLGIETVVVTRGADGALIVTIDEAIEVPAPTITPVDTTGAGDSFCGTLAAALARGVTVVEAVHEAVHAGSIAATRPGAQPSMPTAAEVARSMGA, from the coding sequence ATGTCTTCCCCCCGTGTCGTCGTGGTCGGTTCAGTCAACCTCGACATCGTCGTACCGGTCCCCCACCACCCGATGACCGGCGAGACGGTGATGGGCGGCGACCACGCCCTCGTTCCGGGAGGCAAGGGAGCCAATCAGGCGGTGGCCGCCTCACGACAGGGAGCGGCGGTGACCTTTTTGGGTCGCGTGGGATCCGATGACACCGGCGCCACTCTGAAGGCATCGCTCGAGGCGTCAGGCGTGGACACCAGCCATCTGACGGTCGATGCCGGAGCCCCCAGCGGGATCGCCCTGATCGGGGTGGACGCCGACGGGGACAACGCCATCGTGGTGAGCCCGGGCGCTAATGCCCACGTGAGCTCATCGGACCTCGACGGTGCGTCGGCCGTGCTGGCCGACGCTGAGGTGGTTCTGCTCCAGCTGGAGATTCCGGCGGAAACCGTGACCGATGCTGCATTAGCCGCTGGCGGGACCGTGGTGCTGAACCCGGCGCCGGCCCCGTCGACCCCCGGGGCGCTCCCCGTCGCACTCGTGGATCGGGTGAACGTGCTGGTCCCCAACTTCATCGAGCTGGCCCAGCTGACGGGATCCGAACCGTCCGATGACGTCGACGACCTCACGGTGGCGGCCCGTGGCCTGGGCATCGAAACCGTTGTGGTAACCCGCGGGGCTGACGGCGCCCTGATCGTCACCATCGACGAGGCGATAGAAGTGCCCGCTCCAACCATCACCCCGGTGGACACCACCGGGGCCGGTGACTCGTTCTGCGGAACGCTCGCCGCGGCGCTGGCCCGCGGAGTGACCGTCGTCGAGGCCGTCCACGAAGCGGTTCATGCCGGATCCATCGCGGCGACGCGCCCGGGCGCCCAGCCGTCGATGCCCACGGCCGCCGAGGTGGCCCGCTCGATGGGCGCCTAA
- a CDS encoding nucleoside hydrolase: MPKQFPDNATSTNPASEAFSPGKRPRIILDCDPGVDDAMAIIAAARWADLVGITTVAGNVELEYTTANACRMRELLGLDVEVHTGAGGPLVGAQEFAHEVHGATGLGSLVLPEPTRGADSDDAVGWLVETTRAEEGLHLVPIGPLTNVALALRADPGMVERVASITLMGGAALSVGNVTAAAEFNVYADPEAADEVFRSGAPLTMVGLNLTHQVRMGSAHGRMCATFGTPVGDAMAELLEFYTTFHVAEEETEDGPVHDPCAILAVTHPHLFEMASRPVSVEVNGTHTRGMTVVDERGPRAEMPFNCDVAYDADTEALIGLMMQAVRDA; this comes from the coding sequence ATGCCGAAACAGTTCCCAGACAACGCAACCTCGACGAATCCGGCTTCTGAGGCGTTCTCACCGGGTAAACGGCCTCGCATCATCTTGGACTGTGACCCCGGAGTGGACGACGCCATGGCCATCATCGCCGCGGCCCGCTGGGCCGACCTGGTGGGCATCACCACGGTGGCCGGCAACGTCGAGTTGGAATACACCACAGCTAACGCCTGTCGGATGCGTGAACTGCTGGGCCTCGACGTTGAAGTCCATACAGGCGCTGGAGGACCGCTGGTCGGTGCCCAGGAGTTCGCCCACGAGGTCCACGGGGCGACGGGCCTCGGGAGCCTCGTGCTCCCCGAGCCGACCAGGGGTGCCGACTCCGATGACGCTGTCGGTTGGCTGGTCGAGACGACCCGTGCCGAAGAAGGTCTACATCTGGTGCCCATCGGCCCTCTGACCAACGTGGCTCTGGCCCTCCGGGCCGATCCAGGCATGGTTGAGCGGGTGGCTTCCATCACCTTGATGGGAGGGGCCGCCCTAAGCGTCGGCAATGTGACGGCGGCCGCCGAGTTCAACGTATACGCCGACCCTGAGGCGGCCGATGAAGTCTTCCGGTCCGGTGCTCCGCTGACCATGGTGGGCCTCAACCTCACCCATCAGGTCCGTATGGGCAGTGCCCACGGTCGGATGTGCGCGACCTTCGGAACACCGGTAGGTGACGCCATGGCCGAACTACTCGAGTTCTACACGACGTTCCACGTGGCCGAGGAGGAAACCGAGGATGGGCCGGTCCACGACCCGTGCGCCATCCTGGCCGTCACCCACCCCCACCTGTTCGAGATGGCATCCCGCCCGGTGAGCGTGGAAGTCAACGGCACCCACACCCGGGGCATGACTGTGGTCGACGAGCGCGGTCCCCGCGCCGAGATGCCGTTCAACTGCGATGTGGCCTACGACGCCGATACCGAGGCACTCATCGGCCTGATGATGCAGGCGGTTCGGGACGCCTGA
- a CDS encoding FAD-binding protein: MTDRPPRPLRIAALVKQIPKFQEMRLGDDGRLVRDGLELHMNDYCRRGVRAGCDLAEATGGTCTAITLGPDAAETVLREAILCGCIEGIHVTGSAFAGSDTLATSRAVVAALEATGPWDLVLCGRNSVDADTGQVPAQVAELLGFPLLVGARELDLTSGPGKSVRGLAALLEHDDEWLRAEVDLPAVVSCAERLCDPCKVKEPEAWATVDGALIRRLGPADLGPGPWGAAASPTVVGEVRLLDVERAGETLIGADKTHLDRVLEVVRSGGAIWGSKDAGGEVARPSGPGDGGEIVVVGEPGRERSTSELLGAAASLADTIGGRTVLTIDVVHDWEALSGQGADRVLRHAGVTGADEVARMLTRSLVEDPPWAVLAPSTAWGREVAARLAICLNAGLTGDAVGLEVRDRRLIALKPAFGGRLVAEITCTSTVQMATVRSGILPTLRPRPGAPFAADHLGSPAREPARKSGHGGPADRLVRILERRRDDDSGLLANADVVISVGQGVEPSELSHVERLAGRLGAELCATRKVTDAGWMPRARQVGITGHAIAPRLCIAIGTSGKFNHTVGLRGATTVVGINPDPECELWNWCDVGLIADWRDALEPLIDRLVAD, encoded by the coding sequence GTGACCGACCGGCCGCCTCGTCCGTTGCGGATAGCCGCCCTAGTCAAACAGATTCCGAAATTCCAGGAGATGCGCCTGGGCGACGACGGCCGTCTGGTGCGCGACGGTCTCGAACTCCACATGAACGACTACTGCCGACGTGGGGTTCGGGCGGGTTGTGATCTGGCCGAGGCCACCGGCGGCACGTGCACGGCGATCACTCTCGGTCCCGACGCCGCCGAGACCGTGCTACGGGAAGCCATCCTGTGTGGCTGCATCGAGGGGATCCACGTGACCGGCTCGGCGTTCGCCGGGAGCGACACCCTGGCCACCTCCAGAGCCGTGGTCGCCGCCCTGGAGGCCACCGGACCGTGGGACCTCGTCCTGTGCGGTCGTAACTCGGTCGACGCCGACACCGGCCAGGTGCCCGCCCAGGTGGCGGAACTTCTGGGTTTTCCCCTGTTGGTGGGTGCCCGGGAACTGGACTTGACATCCGGCCCGGGGAAGTCCGTCCGGGGGCTGGCAGCCTTACTGGAACACGATGACGAGTGGCTACGTGCCGAGGTCGACCTGCCGGCCGTGGTCTCGTGCGCCGAGCGTTTGTGCGACCCGTGCAAGGTGAAGGAGCCTGAGGCGTGGGCCACCGTGGACGGTGCTCTCATCCGCCGCCTCGGACCCGCCGATCTGGGCCCCGGACCTTGGGGTGCGGCAGCCAGTCCGACGGTGGTCGGTGAGGTGCGGTTACTCGACGTTGAACGGGCTGGTGAGACGCTCATTGGCGCCGACAAGACCCATCTGGACCGGGTGCTCGAAGTGGTCCGGTCCGGTGGCGCCATCTGGGGGTCTAAAGACGCTGGCGGAGAGGTGGCACGACCGTCTGGTCCAGGCGACGGTGGCGAGATCGTGGTGGTCGGCGAACCCGGACGAGAGCGTTCGACCTCCGAACTTCTGGGAGCGGCCGCCAGCCTGGCCGACACCATCGGCGGCAGGACGGTGCTGACCATCGACGTGGTCCACGACTGGGAGGCCCTCAGCGGCCAGGGCGCAGATCGGGTGCTTCGCCATGCTGGGGTGACCGGCGCCGACGAGGTGGCCCGGATGCTGACCAGATCACTGGTGGAGGACCCGCCGTGGGCCGTACTGGCACCGTCGACGGCCTGGGGTCGCGAGGTGGCGGCGCGTCTGGCCATCTGCCTGAATGCCGGCCTAACCGGCGATGCCGTGGGGCTCGAGGTACGTGACAGACGTCTGATCGCGCTGAAGCCCGCCTTCGGTGGCCGTCTGGTAGCCGAGATCACCTGCACCTCGACCGTCCAGATGGCGACCGTCCGCTCCGGCATCTTGCCCACGCTGCGGCCTCGGCCCGGGGCCCCATTCGCCGCGGACCATCTCGGGTCACCGGCACGGGAGCCGGCACGAAAGTCAGGGCACGGAGGGCCAGCCGATCGACTGGTACGGATCTTGGAGCGTCGCCGCGACGATGACAGCGGCCTGTTGGCCAACGCCGACGTGGTGATCAGTGTGGGACAGGGCGTCGAGCCCTCGGAGTTGTCCCACGTGGAGAGACTGGCAGGGCGGCTGGGTGCCGAACTGTGCGCCACACGAAAGGTCACCGATGCCGGATGGATGCCTCGGGCCCGTCAGGTGGGCATCACCGGGCATGCCATTGCCCCCCGACTGTGTATCGCCATCGGGACATCCGGGAAGTTCAATCACACGGTCGGGCTCCGGGGGGCCACCACGGTGGTGGGCATTAACCCTGACCCGGAATGCGAGCTATGGAACTGGTGCGACGTGGGCCTGATCGCCGATTGGCGTGACGCCCTCGAACCACTAATCGACCGACTGGTCGCCGACTAG
- a CDS encoding DUF2237 domain-containing protein, whose product MAVNVLGTPLQECGVDPLTGFYRDGCCNTGADDLGVHTVCALMTEEFLAFSKEAGNDLSTPRPGFPGLHPGDRWCLCAPRWQEAHEAGAAPQVLLAATHILSLEWVDAEALRAAGVDRPD is encoded by the coding sequence ATGGCCGTCAACGTGCTGGGAACGCCGCTCCAGGAATGCGGTGTTGACCCCCTGACCGGTTTCTACCGGGATGGTTGCTGCAACACCGGAGCTGACGACCTCGGCGTGCACACCGTGTGCGCTCTGATGACCGAGGAGTTTCTGGCCTTCTCCAAGGAAGCTGGCAATGACCTATCGACACCGCGGCCCGGCTTCCCGGGGTTGCATCCCGGTGACCGATGGTGTCTATGCGCCCCACGCTGGCAGGAGGCTCACGAGGCCGGAGCGGCGCCCCAGGTCCTGTTGGCCGCCACCCACATCCTCAGTCTGGAGTGGGTCGATGCCGAGGCCCTGCGAGCCGCCGGAGTCGATCGACCTGATTGA
- the typA gene encoding translational GTPase TypA has protein sequence MAKSQTSDPARTGSRPDLRNVAVIAHVDHGKTTLVDALLRQSGAFRDNEEIAERVMDSMDLEREKGITILAKNTAVVRDGVKINIVDTPGHADFGGEVERALNMVDGVILLVDSAEGPRPQTRFVLRKALEAGLAIVLVINKVDRPDARLDEVVDETYELFLDLDATEDQIEFPIVYTDARAGTATLDPSVPGADLSPFFDVVLEHVPPPSFDETAPLRVHVTNLDASPYLGRIAICRIDSGTLKRGAPVAWCRTDGTIQPAKIGTVTVTDALGQVDVEEAGPGEIVYVSGIVDVTIGETLADLDDPRPLPGITVDEPTLSMAIGVNTSPVAGSDGTKLTARQVKDRLDAELVGNVSLRVMPTERPDTWEVQGRGELQLAILVETMRREGFELTVGKPAVLLREIDDTLHEPTERLSVDVPEEYVGAVTQLLGERRARMGDMTNHGTGWVRLDYVVAARALIGFRTEFMTETRGTGLLHHVFEGWEPWMGDLRIRQTGSVVADRIGSATAYAITGIQERASMFIGPTEEVYAGMIVGENPRAEDMDVNICREKKLTNVRASASDDTIRLTPPRRLSLEQALEYIADDECVEVMPGVVRLRKVELDATARARTVKRLKNARA, from the coding sequence GTGGCTAAATCTCAGACCTCCGACCCGGCGCGCACGGGAAGCCGTCCCGACCTACGCAACGTCGCCGTCATCGCGCACGTCGACCACGGCAAAACAACCCTCGTTGATGCCTTGTTGCGCCAGTCCGGTGCCTTCCGGGACAACGAGGAGATCGCCGAGCGTGTCATGGACTCCATGGATCTCGAGCGTGAGAAGGGCATCACGATCCTGGCCAAGAACACGGCCGTTGTCCGTGACGGCGTAAAGATCAACATCGTCGACACTCCCGGTCACGCGGACTTCGGCGGCGAGGTCGAGCGGGCACTGAACATGGTCGATGGCGTGATCCTGCTCGTCGACTCCGCAGAGGGCCCACGCCCCCAGACCCGGTTCGTGCTTCGTAAGGCACTCGAAGCCGGTCTGGCCATCGTGCTCGTCATCAACAAGGTCGACCGGCCCGACGCCCGCCTTGACGAGGTGGTCGATGAGACCTACGAGTTGTTCCTGGACCTCGACGCCACCGAAGACCAGATCGAGTTCCCGATTGTCTACACCGATGCCCGGGCCGGTACCGCAACCCTGGATCCGTCTGTCCCCGGTGCAGATCTCAGCCCGTTCTTCGACGTGGTGCTCGAGCACGTGCCGCCGCCTTCGTTCGACGAGACAGCCCCGCTACGGGTCCACGTCACCAACCTCGACGCCTCGCCGTATCTAGGTCGCATCGCCATCTGTCGAATCGACAGCGGCACCCTCAAGCGAGGTGCCCCGGTGGCATGGTGCCGCACCGACGGCACCATCCAGCCGGCCAAGATCGGCACCGTCACCGTCACCGACGCCCTCGGACAGGTCGACGTGGAGGAGGCCGGACCGGGTGAGATTGTCTATGTGTCGGGCATCGTCGATGTCACCATCGGTGAGACCCTGGCTGACCTGGATGATCCCCGTCCTCTTCCCGGTATCACCGTCGATGAGCCCACGCTGTCGATGGCCATTGGAGTGAACACCTCACCGGTGGCCGGATCGGACGGCACCAAACTCACCGCCCGCCAGGTCAAGGACCGTCTCGACGCTGAACTGGTCGGCAACGTGTCGCTACGGGTGATGCCCACCGAGCGTCCTGACACCTGGGAGGTCCAGGGTCGTGGCGAACTCCAGTTGGCCATCTTGGTCGAGACAATGCGCCGCGAAGGCTTTGAACTCACCGTGGGTAAGCCAGCTGTGCTGTTGCGTGAGATCGACGACACCTTGCACGAGCCCACCGAGCGCCTCTCAGTGGACGTCCCCGAGGAGTACGTGGGTGCCGTCACCCAACTACTCGGCGAGCGCCGGGCCCGCATGGGGGACATGACCAACCACGGCACCGGTTGGGTCCGTCTCGACTACGTGGTGGCTGCCCGTGCACTGATCGGTTTCCGGACCGAATTCATGACCGAAACCCGGGGTACCGGCCTTCTGCACCACGTGTTCGAAGGTTGGGAGCCGTGGATGGGTGACCTGCGAATCCGCCAGACAGGCAGCGTGGTGGCCGACCGCATCGGTAGTGCCACGGCGTACGCCATCACCGGCATCCAGGAACGGGCTTCGATGTTCATCGGCCCCACCGAGGAGGTGTACGCCGGGATGATCGTCGGCGAGAACCCCCGGGCCGAGGACATGGACGTCAACATCTGCAGAGAAAAGAAGCTCACCAACGTGCGGGCCTCGGCATCTGACGACACGATCCGCCTAACACCGCCGCGGCGACTCTCCCTCGAGCAGGCGTTGGAGTACATCGCTGACGACGAGTGCGTCGAGGTGATGCCGGGCGTGGTGCGTCTCCGCAAGGTCGAACTCGACGCCACCGCTCGCGCCCGGACCGTCAAGCGCCTCAAGAACGCTCGAGCCTGA
- a CDS encoding antibiotic biosynthesis monooxygenase, translated as MNDKHGATEFGLVSEVPYYATIFTTRMTSNLDGYEETADRMAELVNAREGFLGMQSARGDDGLGITVCYWRTEEDIAAWRNDLEHEIAQDEGRNRWYAQYTVEVARVDRTIGFKRPS; from the coding sequence ATGAACGACAAACATGGGGCGACCGAATTCGGTCTGGTCAGTGAGGTTCCGTATTACGCCACAATCTTCACTACTCGTATGACAAGCAATCTTGACGGATATGAAGAGACGGCTGACCGCATGGCCGAACTAGTCAACGCCCGTGAGGGCTTTTTAGGCATGCAATCGGCTCGGGGAGACGACGGCCTCGGAATCACCGTGTGCTACTGGCGTACCGAAGAGGACATCGCCGCCTGGCGAAACGACCTGGAACATGAGATTGCCCAGGACGAAGGCCGTAATCGCTGGTACGCCCAGTACACGGTCGAGGTGGCGCGGGTAGATCGGACTATTGGATTCAAGCGCCCTAGCTAG